A region from the Pseudomonas sp. P8_229 genome encodes:
- a CDS encoding tail fiber assembly protein yields MSRFAFVQYYYSDVVHKVLEIVEADEKPTYYPNGVNGHWVDITNNTAVQVGWKASTVNFVDWVFSELTYQDHADEATAKKLELLSAAVNWLKLNPLQYSIDLGVATPEEETLLLAYKQFYVGVARVEKQSGYPYTINWPVAPF; encoded by the coding sequence ATGAGCCGTTTCGCTTTTGTTCAATACTATTATTCGGATGTCGTCCACAAAGTTCTGGAAATCGTGGAAGCCGATGAAAAACCCACCTATTACCCGAATGGTGTGAATGGTCACTGGGTTGATATCACAAACAATACCGCCGTCCAGGTGGGCTGGAAGGCCAGCACTGTAAACTTTGTTGACTGGGTCTTCAGTGAATTGACCTATCAAGACCATGCCGATGAGGCAACTGCGAAGAAACTGGAGTTGCTGAGCGCTGCTGTCAACTGGCTGAAGTTGAATCCACTGCAATACAGCATCGATCTTGGCGTTGCCACGCCTGAAGAGGAAACGCTGTTGCTGGCGTACAAGCAGTTCTACGTGGGTGTCGCCCGTGTAGAAAAACAGTCCGGTTATCCATACACCATCAACTGGCCGGTAGCGCCTTTTTGA
- a CDS encoding phage holin family protein — protein sequence MTNEQQALADMPIWLVILLAVVGGVSGEMWRADKEGARGWPLLRRLALRSGACMICGVSAIMLLYAAGMSIWAAGAFGCLTAMAGADVAIGLYERWAAKRIGVCEVPPPRDPQ from the coding sequence ATGACAAACGAGCAACAAGCGTTGGCGGACATGCCGATCTGGCTGGTCATCCTCCTCGCCGTCGTGGGCGGGGTGTCCGGCGAAATGTGGCGTGCCGACAAGGAGGGCGCCCGCGGCTGGCCATTGCTGCGGCGCCTGGCCCTGCGCTCCGGCGCCTGCATGATCTGCGGCGTGTCGGCAATCATGTTGCTGTATGCCGCCGGCATGTCGATCTGGGCCGCTGGCGCGTTCGGCTGCTTGACGGCGATGGCCGGGGCCGACGTGGCTATCGGCCTGTACGAACGCTGGGCTGCCAAGCGCATTGGCGTTTGCGAAGTACCGCCGCCTCGCGATCCACAGTAA
- a CDS encoding phage baseplate assembly protein V → MFDALLRMQLGPIIERLAEMEAEIDDLHRRAESFCRIGICQSIDAASNTCQVSHGGLLTPAIKFFNPSAGAQSESRIPSVGEQCLLFNYGSGESGAQSVALFGLNSERFPPAATVPTLTRRVHVDGSESGYDDASHTLHWQNGPAAFTGSRESLELSIGPARLVMTPQVISLQLGAVGLTIDASGVHFSGPLVDHQGRVISP, encoded by the coding sequence ATGTTCGACGCATTACTGCGCATGCAACTGGGGCCGATCATCGAGCGGCTGGCGGAGATGGAAGCGGAAATCGACGACCTGCACCGACGCGCCGAGAGTTTCTGTCGCATCGGCATTTGTCAGTCAATCGATGCGGCGAGCAACACCTGTCAGGTCAGCCACGGTGGGCTGCTCACGCCGGCCATCAAGTTCTTCAACCCGAGTGCCGGCGCCCAGAGCGAATCGCGGATTCCCTCCGTGGGCGAGCAGTGCCTGCTGTTCAACTACGGCAGTGGTGAAAGCGGGGCGCAGAGCGTGGCGTTGTTTGGCTTGAACAGCGAGCGCTTTCCGCCGGCGGCGACGGTACCGACGCTGACGCGACGGGTGCATGTCGACGGCAGCGAAAGCGGCTACGACGACGCCAGCCACACCTTGCACTGGCAGAACGGGCCGGCGGCTTTCACCGGTTCCCGAGAATCGCTGGAACTGAGCATCGGCCCGGCACGGCTGGTGATGACGCCGCAGGTCATCAGCCTGCAACTGGGCGCGGTCGGCCTGACCATTGACGCCTCGGGCGTGCACTTCAGCGGCCCGTTGGTGGATCACCAGGGCCGTGTCATCAGTCCCTGA
- a CDS encoding phage baseplate protein encodes MIGIDRDSGATVDDWLQFVQRATRALTTPLGTRQKRPLYGSLIPTLLGQNLGDDVLLLAQSHAAQAFYNAQNGISDFQPSVIVASRQGAGLLLRFAGTWKNRQQTFEVVT; translated from the coding sequence ATGATCGGAATCGATAGAGACAGCGGGGCCACGGTCGACGACTGGCTGCAATTTGTGCAGCGCGCGACCCGGGCCCTGACCACGCCGCTGGGCACCCGGCAAAAAAGGCCCCTTTATGGCTCGTTGATCCCCACGCTGCTGGGACAGAACCTCGGTGACGACGTTCTGCTCCTGGCCCAGAGCCACGCGGCTCAGGCGTTTTACAACGCGCAGAACGGGATCAGCGATTTTCAGCCGAGCGTGATCGTCGCCAGCCGTCAGGGCGCCGGTCTGCTGCTGCGTTTCGCCGGCACTTGGAAAAACCGTCAACAGACCTTCGAGGTAGTGACATGA
- a CDS encoding baseplate J/gp47 family protein: MSMLIPGQNQLAEPALITVDAFEDLLAEFKTFVVEYVGARAPDSAAKLKTSLDNESELLTLALEAFCVRLQTHERKYNARIKQMLAWWATGSNLDARLADMGLERQLLDPGDPAAFPPVPPIHESDDDARLRYYLAPHAPAAGSRMQYRREVFTLGERPTVKVESTDAGVVNVTYTFNPDGLAAQVKDGNGRRTAPGEVQVTVLSRDGDGTPSAALLDGVRQHFARPDVRPETDLVTVKAADIQRYKIRVVAKINSGPDSGLTKVAAQQQLQSYADSCHRLEGRVDPSWIDYTLHSAGAVQLQILEPLEPIVTTAFQAPYCTAVEVEVLTL; encoded by the coding sequence ATGAGCATGTTGATCCCCGGCCAGAACCAATTGGCCGAACCGGCGCTGATCACCGTCGACGCCTTCGAAGACTTGCTCGCCGAGTTCAAGACCTTCGTTGTCGAATACGTCGGCGCCCGGGCGCCGGACAGCGCGGCGAAACTCAAGACCAGCCTCGATAACGAGAGCGAACTGCTGACCCTGGCGCTCGAAGCCTTCTGTGTGCGCCTGCAAACCCACGAACGCAAATACAACGCCCGCATCAAGCAGATGCTGGCGTGGTGGGCGACCGGCAGCAACCTCGACGCACGGCTGGCGGACATGGGTCTGGAACGGCAGTTGCTCGACCCGGGCGACCCGGCGGCATTCCCGCCGGTACCACCGATTCATGAAAGCGACGACGACGCCCGGCTGCGCTATTACCTGGCGCCGCATGCGCCGGCTGCGGGTTCGCGGATGCAGTATCGCCGCGAGGTGTTCACCCTCGGCGAACGGCCAACGGTGAAGGTCGAATCCACCGATGCCGGTGTGGTGAATGTCACCTACACCTTCAACCCGGACGGCCTCGCGGCACAGGTCAAGGACGGTAATGGTCGGCGTACCGCGCCCGGCGAAGTGCAGGTCACGGTGTTGTCGCGAGACGGCGATGGCACGCCATCCGCCGCATTGCTCGATGGCGTGCGTCAGCACTTCGCCCGCCCTGATGTGCGACCGGAAACCGACCTGGTCACGGTCAAGGCTGCGGACATTCAACGCTACAAGATTCGCGTGGTGGCGAAGATCAATTCCGGCCCGGATTCAGGCCTGACCAAAGTCGCCGCGCAGCAGCAATTGCAATCCTACGCCGACAGTTGTCATCGCCTCGAAGGCCGGGTCGACCCGAGCTGGATCGACTACACGCTGCACAGCGCTGGCGCCGTGCAACTGCAGATTCTTGAACCGCTGGAGCCGATCGTGACCACTGCGTTTCAGGCGCCTTACTGCACGGCAGTCGAGGTCGAGGTGCTGACGCTATGA
- a CDS encoding phage tail protein I, giving the protein MSEPTQRPTLLPANSSALERGLDLGFGALLDRIAPPFPELMNPNETPVAFLPYLAADRGVAEWSTAAPEAEKRLTVELAWPTARQAGTRKALENAAKGLQLRPDIRAWYEQTPPGMPYSFTVRAFSDQPYSEEIDARLDRRLADAKSERDILSVTVGLSAFGSHSIAAATFCGELTTIYPVFIEGLETSGEAFMAAALYTVETSTIYPQGA; this is encoded by the coding sequence ATGAGTGAGCCAACGCAACGCCCGACCTTGTTGCCGGCCAACAGCTCGGCACTCGAACGTGGACTGGATCTGGGCTTCGGCGCACTGCTTGATCGCATCGCGCCGCCGTTCCCCGAACTGATGAATCCGAACGAAACGCCGGTGGCGTTTCTGCCGTATCTGGCGGCGGATCGCGGCGTCGCGGAGTGGAGCACCGCCGCACCGGAAGCGGAAAAACGCCTGACCGTCGAACTCGCCTGGCCCACTGCGCGCCAAGCCGGTACTCGCAAGGCACTGGAAAACGCGGCCAAGGGTTTGCAACTGCGCCCCGACATCCGCGCCTGGTACGAACAGACGCCGCCCGGTATGCCTTACAGCTTCACCGTGCGCGCCTTCAGCGACCAACCCTACAGCGAAGAAATCGACGCCCGACTCGACCGCCGTTTGGCGGATGCCAAGAGTGAACGGGACATTCTCTCGGTAACAGTTGGCTTGAGCGCGTTCGGCAGTCACTCCATCGCCGCTGCGACCTTTTGCGGTGAGCTGACGACGATCTATCCGGTGTTCATCGAAGGGCTTGAGACCTCTGGCGAGGCGTTCATGGCCGCAGCTTTGTACACCGTCGAAACATCCACTATTTATCCCCAGGGGGCCTGA
- a CDS encoding phage tail protein, translated as MADYYTLLTNAGIAYETACKAAGVPIKLTQISVGDGGGSVYNPAATATALKREVWRGPLNALFQDEKNPSWLLAEVTIPPDVGGWYVREAGLWTDTGILYAIVKYPESFKPVLATSGSGKEFYIRSIFETSNASLVTLLIDDTVVKATRAWVMSYLAEELGKLDGKQSVRVAASSNIVLNGAQQIDGVAVIAGDRVLVANQTLAKDNGLWLAANGDWVRATDANSNAKVTPGLTVMVEEGTANGDSLWHLTTNAPITLGTTALTFKMLAGRTGIAAGTYKSVTVDEYGRATAGANPETLAGFGIKDSYTKAEVEALIAKASALPVGSIVAFPVDAPPPGFLELDNSVKSSATYPDLSAYLGGKFNKGDEGVGNFRLPEARGEFLRGWDHGRGVDPGRAAGSFQSDSLKAHYHSIPTGSGGGQAVDPNGETPTVVLKDTAADWVLRTEGDNAELTIGRVRTYNFGAATETRPRNVAVMWCIKAWNAPVNQGTIDVAALAKEVERLKSAVPVGAVLAFPTGIVAPGYLELDGSVQSIAAYPDLAAFLGTTYNKGNEGAGNFRLPESRGEFLRGWDHGRGIDIGRSVGSYQAGTKTQGDDGTAPAVQGIGNSNLIDADPAPGFSGDIYYSTTNVTVQNFTNVFWKTVRPRNLSVMWCIKAWNAPVNEGVIDVAGLASLAQQATETNQGTAKVATPNQVNAGSDDSAIVTPKKLRLGFTASLFANGYIIFPSWLGGLILQWGQESMVGTTGTFNFPMAFRSQVFQMVATDGGSGAHSVGSSAVSLSAYTAYGDKATTNFRYFAIGA; from the coding sequence ATGGCTGACTATTACACCCTGCTCACCAACGCAGGGATTGCCTACGAAACGGCGTGCAAAGCCGCGGGCGTGCCGATCAAGTTGACGCAGATTTCCGTCGGCGACGGCGGCGGCTCGGTCTACAACCCGGCCGCGACTGCCACGGCGCTGAAGCGCGAAGTCTGGCGCGGGCCGCTCAACGCGCTGTTCCAAGACGAGAAAAACCCGAGCTGGCTGCTTGCCGAAGTGACCATTCCGCCCGATGTTGGCGGCTGGTACGTGCGTGAAGCCGGGCTGTGGACCGACACCGGGATTCTCTACGCCATCGTCAAATACCCGGAGTCGTTCAAACCGGTTCTGGCCACCTCGGGTTCGGGCAAAGAGTTCTACATTCGCTCGATTTTCGAGACCAGCAATGCGTCGCTGGTGACGTTGCTGATCGATGACACCGTGGTCAAGGCCACGCGTGCCTGGGTCATGAGTTATCTCGCCGAAGAACTCGGCAAACTCGATGGCAAGCAATCGGTACGCGTCGCGGCATCCAGCAACATCGTGTTGAACGGTGCGCAGCAGATTGACGGCGTGGCCGTGATTGCCGGCGACCGTGTGTTGGTGGCTAATCAAACCTTGGCCAAGGACAACGGCCTGTGGCTCGCCGCCAATGGCGATTGGGTGCGGGCGACCGATGCCAACAGCAACGCCAAGGTCACGCCGGGCCTGACGGTGATGGTGGAGGAGGGCACGGCCAACGGCGATTCGCTGTGGCACCTGACCACCAATGCGCCGATCACCCTCGGCACCACGGCGCTGACCTTCAAGATGCTGGCCGGGCGTACGGGGATCGCCGCTGGCACTTACAAGAGCGTGACGGTAGACGAATATGGTCGGGCGACTGCTGGCGCGAATCCTGAAACCTTGGCTGGTTTCGGGATCAAGGATTCGTACACCAAGGCTGAAGTTGAAGCGTTGATTGCGAAGGCATCGGCGTTGCCGGTGGGTTCGATTGTCGCGTTCCCGGTGGATGCACCGCCGCCGGGTTTTCTGGAGCTGGATAACAGCGTCAAGAGCAGTGCGACTTACCCGGACTTGAGCGCCTACTTGGGCGGCAAGTTCAACAAGGGGGATGAGGGTGTTGGGAACTTCCGTTTGCCCGAGGCGCGTGGGGAGTTCTTGCGCGGTTGGGATCATGGGCGAGGGGTGGATCCGGGGCGTGCCGCCGGTAGCTTTCAGTCGGACAGTCTCAAGGCGCATTACCATTCCATTCCGACGGGCTCGGGAGGTGGTCAGGCTGTCGACCCAAATGGGGAGACTCCAACGGTTGTGCTGAAAGATACGGCCGCAGACTGGGTTTTGCGTACGGAAGGTGATAACGCCGAACTGACTATTGGTCGCGTCAGGACCTACAACTTTGGTGCTGCTACGGAAACACGTCCGCGCAACGTCGCCGTCATGTGGTGCATTAAAGCCTGGAACGCACCGGTCAATCAGGGAACCATCGATGTAGCCGCACTGGCCAAGGAAGTCGAACGACTCAAATCCGCTGTTCCGGTGGGTGCTGTGCTGGCCTTCCCGACGGGCATCGTTGCGCCGGGTTATCTGGAGCTGGATGGCAGTGTGCAGAGCATTGCGGCTTACCCAGATCTGGCGGCGTTTCTCGGTACGACTTACAACAAGGGGAATGAGGGCGCGGGCAACTTCCGTTTGCCGGAATCACGCGGTGAGTTCTTGCGTGGTTGGGACCATGGGCGGGGTATCGATATCGGTCGTAGTGTTGGCAGCTATCAGGCGGGTACGAAGACGCAGGGCGATGACGGCACGGCGCCGGCTGTTCAAGGTATTGGCAACTCCAATTTGATTGATGCAGATCCTGCTCCTGGCTTCAGTGGCGATATTTATTACAGCACTACCAATGTCACGGTGCAGAACTTTACCAACGTGTTCTGGAAAACGGTGCGCCCCCGCAACCTCTCCGTCATGTGGTGCATCAAAGCCTGGAACGCACCGGTCAACGAGGGCGTTATTGATGTTGCCGGATTAGCCAGTCTGGCTCAGCAAGCTACGGAGACGAATCAAGGTACCGCCAAGGTTGCTACCCCAAATCAGGTAAATGCGGGTTCGGATGACAGTGCGATCGTTACTCCGAAAAAACTGCGCCTGGGCTTCACGGCCAGTCTCTTCGCTAACGGATACATTATCTTCCCATCCTGGCTGGGTGGTCTCATCTTGCAATGGGGGCAGGAAAGCATGGTGGGAACCACTGGAACCTTCAATTTTCCGATGGCCTTTCGGTCACAGGTCTTCCAGATGGTCGCCACGGATGGAGGCAGTGGTGCCCATTCGGTGGGATCGAGTGCTGTTTCACTTTCCGCGTACACCGCCTACGGCGATAAGGCGACGACAAACTTTCGTTATTTCGCGATAGGTGCTTGA